From Carya illinoinensis cultivar Pawnee chromosome 5, C.illinoinensisPawnee_v1, whole genome shotgun sequence, one genomic window encodes:
- the LOC122311372 gene encoding probable polygalacturonase, with product MEQSQGFRASDLIQTILAVLVLGTVSLRVVECKVHSSVPDALHYRAINCRKHSALLTDFGAVGDGKTLNTKAFKAAIDSLSKYASEGGAQLIVPPGKWLTGSFNLTSSHFTLFLHKDAVILASQDEAEWPLVPALPSYGRGRDGNGDGRFSSLIFGTNLTDIIITGNNGTIDGQGQYWWDKFHQGQFNVTRPYMIEIQYSNKIQISNLTLINSPSWFVHPTYSSDVLIHGLTILAPIDSPNTDGIDPDSCTNTRIEDCFVVSGDDCIAVKSGWDQYGIKFGMPTKHLIIRRLTCISPDSATIALGSEMSGGIQDVRAEDITAINTQSGIRIKTAIGRGAYVKDIYVRRMTLTTMKWVFWMSGSYNQHPDPNFDPKAFPEIKGINYRDIVATNVTGAARLEGIAQDHFTGICISNVTISLSKTPKELQWNCTNIAGVTSNVTPEPCHLLPKKEKVDCAFPEDRLPIEDVHLKTCSTMKTA from the exons ATGGAGCAGTCTCAAGGATTCAGAGCATCCGAT CTTATTCAGACAATCTTAGCTGTTCTTGTGCTAGGGACGGTAAGTTTAAGGGTCGTAGAGTGCAAAGTACATTCTAGTGTTCCGGACGCCTTACACTACAGGGCGATAAATTGTCGAAAGCACAGTGCACTTTTGACAGATTTTGGAGCAGTTGGTGATGGAAAAACACTGAACACTAAGGCTTTTAAGGCTGCAATTGATAGCCTCAGCAAGTATGCATCAGAAGGTGGGGCACAGCTTATTGTTCCTCCTGGAAAATGGTTAACTGGGAGCTTTAATCTCACCAGCAGCCATTTCACCCTATTTCTTCACAAGGATGCGGTTATTCTTGCATCTCAG GATGAGGCAGAATGGCCACTTGTTCCTGCTTTGCCTTCTTATGGGAGAGGAAGGGATGGAAATGGAGATGGACGGTTCAGCAGCCTCATATTTGGTACAAACCTCACCGACATCATAATCACCG GTAACAATGGCACGATCGATGGCCAGGGTCAATATTGGTGGGACAAGTTTCACCAGGGCCAATTCAATGTCACCCGACCATACATGATTGAAATTCAGTACTCTAACAAAATCCAAATATCTAATCTTACTCTAATCAACTCTCCCTCGTGGTTTGTCCATCCAACTTATAGCAG CGATGTGCTAATCCATGGGCTGACAATCCTTGCCCCTATTGACTCTCCTAACACTGACGGGATAGACCCAG ATTCATGCACAAATACTCGTATTGAGGACTGCTTCGTAGTCTCAGGGGATGACTGCATTGCCGTAAAAAGTGGTTGGGATCAATATGGCATTAAATTTGGAATGCCCACAAAGCACCTAATCATCAGAAGGTTAACCTGCATATCCCCCGACAGTGCCACCATTGCTCTAGGCAGTGAAATGTCTGGTGGAATTCAAGATGTTAGGGCTGAAGACATCACAGCCATTAACACTCAATCGGGTATTAGAATCAAGACTGCTATCGGTAGAGGAGCTTACGTGAAGGATATCTATGTAAGAAGAATGACCCTCACAACTATGAAGTGGGTTTTCTGGATGTCAGGCTCTTATAATCAACACCCTGACCCTAATTTTGACCCGAAAGCTTTTCCTGAGATTAAAGGAATCAATTACAGAGATATCGTGGCGACGAATGTTACTGGTGCAGCAAGACTTGAGGGGATTGCCCAAGATCATTTTACAGGAATATGCATTTCTAATGTGACTATCTCATTGAGTAAGACGCCAAAGGAATTGCAGTGGAATTGCACTAATATTGCTGGAGTGACGAGCAATGTGACTCCTGAACCCTGCCATTTGTTgcccaaaaaggaaaaagttgaTTGTGCCTTTCCTGAGGATAGGCTGCCCATTGAGGATGTACACTTGAAGACTTGTTCTACTATGAAAACTGCCTAG